In Sesamum indicum cultivar Zhongzhi No. 13 linkage group LG1, S_indicum_v1.0, whole genome shotgun sequence, the sequence CTAAAGTAAATGTAAATATCTTTTAACTCGTAAAAGAAAATCGAAAGAATCTAAATACAAAAAGGTGgaagttaaattataattgcaaGTTAGAAATAGAGAAGCAGTCACAGCAGTTAGTAATACTAAAACACTATACGAACAGCTTATGAAGACTTGATGCCAGCAAAAAGGTTTCATTTGacgaaaaaggaaaaaaagggaaaagaggaaaatattgaaaattgaaagaagcCTCTCATTGGTCACTGCTCAtcctctttgtttttcttctctctttcccCTAATTTGCATATCCAAGGTAATTTCTCCAGAAACCCTAGTTTCGTTCtgttattaattgttattgtCTGTCTGTATTTTGTTCTGTATTTGAGTGTTTAGGgttgtgattattatgtatataagcAATCTGAATTCTCTGCGAGATAGATCTTGCATACAGGTCGAATTtcttattgttattattattttttgttttttaattgttaaatcGTTGTTATTTTTGGCTGATTTTGCATTGACCCCGAGGTACTTTTTTAAGCGATCCGAGACATTGGATTTCGGCACCTACTCTAGCTTGTTTTCTCCCAAAGATTTTGCTTGTTTGTTTTAATTGCATTGTGCTTGCAGATTTGCAGACAAGGGGACTTTCTGTACGTTATACGTaagactatatatatttgggcGGAATGTTATTCAGATAGCTGAAGACAAGAAGTTGATTTTGGTTggtgaaaaagaagaagaggacTAGGGGAAATAGGTGAATTTTGGGGGAGAAAAGGAAGACAAGTTTAATTTGGAGAGAAATATGGTGGGGTCAAAAATGGAGGGGCCGTCTGCACCAGCATTGCGGCGAGACCCATATGAGGTGCTTTCCGTGTCCAGGGATTCTTCTGATCAAGAAATTAAGACAGCCTATAGAAAGCTTGCTCTCAAGTAAGTTTCTTCCATTTACTTTTTAACCTTTCACCTGAGTTTTTCATATGCTACATAACTCGTATTTACTTTTGCTGCTCATTTTGAGTCTCGATATGTAAAATTTGTGCATTGTCTATGAAGGGTTTATGaactttttgtatttatggTTTGTTTTAGAGCTGTAGTTATCTGGTTTAGATATTAATGTAGTTTGGATTCAATTCGATTGGCGCAGAAGTGTTTCCAGTGAAATACTGGTACTGAATATCACTCGTCCATAGTTTGATTGAACATTACTGATTTTAGtttgttctttaattaatGTCCTTGAGAGACTTTTTTGGTGTGCTATTAAGGATAACGAAATGTATTCTCTTTTCATCATGAGGgactatttttgtaattagaaTTTAGACATTGTAATGGCAGCTGATAAGAGAAAagcattttatttcaataagaTAGGACTAATGATGATTTCTACAGAGGTGTTAATGGCATTGCTTCAATTTGTTTACTGTGATAGAACTGGGGAAGTGCCAATGCTTTGCttacaaagagagaaaaatctGCCTTCACTCTAGGATATCCATAGTAGTTAGTGGCGCACAATGGCGCCAAGGGCTCCTGGAGCCATGGCGCACGGTGCGGCGCGCGTCTTTTTGAAGGTTGGcgcaaatataacaaataatctatatatttatataattagtattaaatgcgttatatatatatatataatatttatattgtatttataagaatCTAAACAATAGTTACTTCATCATCTTTAAGTATGCTGCATGCAGTTTTGAGTTTCATGATTTTTggcaaaaatttacaataaatatcaacatcaacataaacatacaataaaatactgtaattaatttagaaaaaagtcATACGTGAAGTGTGAACAGCAGCGGCAGGACAAGATGCTTATAAGTTATatggaagagaagaagagaactAGAGAAGAAGTAAGAAGAAGATGTGTTGGCACTTGGCAGAGGAAGAACcgaagaagagaagagagaactGAAGAGTCATGTGAGAACTGAGAGTCAAGTCACAGAACTGAAGAGTCAAATTCCTTAATTAGGGTTtactttaccttttttttttttttaatttcatgggCCTGGGTGAGCTGCAGCCTAGCCAGCAGCCCGCTGCCCAGGCCCCTTCAGATGGCGCGCCTGGCGCGCGCTATTAACTACACTGAGGATATCAAGAGCTTCTTCCTATAAATTGGGGTTCTTAGTATTGTGAGAAATAGGTCTGACAAATCTCTTCCATTgttttaacaatatttaagACTTTGAGTCTCTTTTCAGAGAACTGCATTTCCAAAGTACATACATAAAGGAAAACTTGATGTTTGAAAAATCTTCTCGGactggttaaaaataaatcgaaTTAATTGACAGGTACCACCCAGACAAGAATGCTAACAATCCTGAAGCTGCAGAACTTTTCAAGGAGGTTGCATATTCATATAGCATTTTATCCGATCCAGAGAAGAGGAGGCAATATGATAGTTCAGGGTTTGAGGTATGCAGTTTATGACATTTTTTAACCACTTGGTTTGGATGAAATGGGCAGCGGCTAAGGTTCCTACTACTTATAAACTGTTAGTATTCAAAATGGGCATCCAAATATTCCCAAAGTTTGTTCTGTTGTAGATGGGTAATTTTTGCTTATGTTCAGATGGCCATCTCAGAATCATTTTTGGTGATTAAAGTTTTTCCTTCCCCCACAGTCACAAAAACACATGTGGTCccattcttttccttttgctGCTCTAAAAATCATGTATCATTatcatatatgtgtatgtaccTATATGAATGCTGTACACGAGACaagatatttatattgatcTCTAATCGTATGTCTTGTTATTGTTTCACATTATCTTTCTCCTTCGGTAATTTATTGAAGGACGTTTTAATTGCTTTAACATATGTCATTAATGATAATAAGGCCCTTGACGCTGAAGGAATGGATATGGAGATTGATTTGTCAAATCTTGGAACTGTCAACACAATGTTTGCAGCTTTATTCaggttttattcttcttcaaaaAGTTGGATCTTGTCGTATAGTGTTTAACttgtaagtttattatttacatttattttgatagCAAATTGGGTGTACCTATCAAGACCACTATTTCTGCTAATGTTCTTGAAGAGGCTTTGAATGGAACCGTCACAGTTAGACCTCTTCCAATTGGAACTTCAGTCAGTGGAAAGGTACATGTCTCTCGTAGCAGAATATGAAACCTTAATAACTTTGCTGCTCACATTTTTCTTAATCAATTTGTTCACTGGTAACtctcttaatttattatttctgaaACAGGTAGAAAAGCAGTGTGCACACTTCTTTGGTGTAACTATCAGTGAAGAACAAGCAGAGTCAGGAATAGTTGTTAGAGTTACTTCAGCTGCACAAAGCAAATTTAAGGTGTTTGTTTATATAACGTTCAGCTAAAACCTTGCGTGCTATCTACGATGGAGAAAATACTTCTTACTTGTATAATAATCCTTCTCTTGTTCTTAACTGGAGTTACCTtcatggatcctcttcttctgTACCCTTTCTGTTTAAGggccaaaaagaaaagaagaaaggaaaaagggaaaaagaatggATTTTCACTCTTTCTTTTTGAGATTCGTACGCATGCAAGGTGCGACTTCCATACTAATGATAATGTTGCATGGTATTGCAGCTCTTGTACTTTGAACAAGATGCAAATGGGGGATATGGTTTAGCATTGCAggtttattttacttttgtacCAAACTTCTTTATCtgaaatttcttaaattaattttgatttcaaaaccTGCACAAATACCTCattttacaaacttgtaattctGCTCATATACAGGAAGACAGTGAAAAGACAGGCAAAGTTACATCAGCTGGAATGTACTTCTTGCATTTTCAAGTGTACAGAATGGATTCAACTGTAAATGCGGTGCgtcatttctctttttatttttagctGGAGAAGCTTATGACGTGTTCAATTATGTTTACTGAAAAGTGTATTGTATTTGGTGGTGTAGTTGGCAATGGCTAAGGACCCCGAAGCTGCTTTCTTCAAAAGACTGGAAGGCCTTCAACCTTGTGAGGTTTCGGAACTAAAAGCTGGCACTCACATATTCGCTGTTTATGGTCGGAACTGCTTATGACATGCTTATTGTTTTGATTTCATGgcagataaattttaaactatagaTTGTATAAAGCAGCTATCAACTCCTTCAGGGCTAATGTTTGGTATGATTCCTTCAGGAGATAACTTCTTCAAACCTGCTACCTATACGATTGAGGCTCTTTGTGCGAAGACATATGAGGATACAACTCATAAGCTTAAGGATATCGAAACTCAGATTTTGAGGAAAAGAAATGAGCTACGCCAATTTGAGACAGAATATAGGAAGGTATTCCTCCCTATTGAacctattcatttttttattatgtatttcaTAGTAAGAGATTTGTAGATATATCCCTTACTGTACAACCCTTTGTCTCCCTCTATTTTCAGGCATTGGCACGATTTCAAGAAGTCACCAACAGATATAGTCAGGAAAAACAGTCTGTAAGTTTGCATCATAAGAAATCCTtcataaatatgtttttttgttaTCATAATGTCGTTGCCCTGATGCCTGAGTTTTGAACTCCCAAGCTTATCCTCCACATAAACTGGGCAGAGTTTCTTAGATAAAGGAATGGGACTACAACTATAGAGTTGAGGCATTAAGAGAAGAATACCTTCTCTATTTATTTGTAGATCCCCCCTAAGTCATATTTCAGAGATCTGATAGCTTTGTCTTCTACGGTCTGCTTTTTGTGCCTTTGTCAAGCCCCTTCTCTTCAATCCAGTTAAGTACAAGGCATGAAAGATTTTACTAACCTGGAATTTCCACGCTAATGTTCAGAGTATCAAAGCGATTTACTcttatctattaattaatctgCATGCTTTGCGAGTTGCAAACAAGGAGAAGAAAAACTTGGGAGACCCagttttctttcttgacaAATAAATCACTTTCTCGTGGTGTTTGATTAAATGCACTGCACGAAGGAATTTATCGTCTCTACAGAACTCAGAATTTGGCATGACAAGGCGCTCCTACTTTCTGAGCTTGCTGGATGTGTGTAATCAATAGGAGGAGCCACATCATTAAGCCCCTTTATGGGATCCACTGATAAGTTGTTATAGGCAATCACTTACATCTTTTTTGGGACTTCTCttatttaaatcataattgtttctttcttatatATTCTTGTTAATTGGACTGTCTTAACGTTggtattttattcttattggTTAGACCACTATGTATGGTTGACTTGCTGACGTGTCAACCCTAGCTTGTTAGTGGCTTTTGATTCCCATCATTTGTGCTTATGCTTGAACAGGTTGATGAGCTGCTAAAACAGCGAGATAGCATCCACTCTTCTTTTACTGTTGCGAGGGCTGTTGCCATCCCAAGTGGGAGTGGACATTTTAGCAATGGAAGCAGCAGTAAAATTCCTGGTGAAGATTACAAATCTGAGAGTCCAGGGGATGAGGGCAGTTCAGATTCAAAGGATAAGTCTTCAAAGAAGAAATGGTTCAATCTTAACCTCAAAGGATCTGATAGAAAGTGAATATGGTATTAGCACTATACTTGTTTCCTGAGGTTTGAAGTTCCTTATTGCATGCAAGCGTTTCTGCATGGTAGTCTGTTGTCAATACAAGGCTTGCCTCTTATTATGTGGTTGATGTTACTGAGAATTCTCGTGGCTGTTCCATGTGGTCTGTGATATTATTTCTgtaaaatgttgaaaattgtAGAGGTTTGTGTTACTAGACATGTAATTCTTGGAGCTGTCGAATATATGAGGCCCAAGTTGGGATAGTTTCTAGAACATTAGAACAAACCAATTAGAAAATGTTCGATTTTGTTGTAACTGTAATTTTGTTTGCAACACATTTCATTAGTTACattgtcaaaaatattaaGCTTGACAGAGCATCTTTATTGGCCCCTTTCTCATGATTTTGGTATAAAATTGCAAATGGCTCATATGATTAGTTCCTTACATGGTGAAATAGGCAAAAGAGTGACCAGTCCAGACATAAAGTTAGAGactctaaataaaatcaattcattCATGCACTACAGAAAAACAAGTTTCTACAGATCTTTATTTCAAGAGATGATGACATTTGTTTTTGTTCGATATGGAGATGAATGGTGACTGACTGGACCTTCAACTATCTTCActtgtgtttttttctcttttcttttgaacaaAGCTATCTtcagtttttgtaatttattctccCCCGAGTTTCCGGGTTTGTTCTTCTTGGCCATCATTCGTATCCCTAAACATGTACATCACAACCCTTAATTTATATTCCATATATGCACAGTTAGGTAGGTGGAATGGTCGAATTTGAATTACGCTGCATTacgatatataatataaatgatcTTATGTCACTATGGTTTATATGGCTCTTTGCAGGCCTATGCTAAACTCTATGTATATAGAGTACTATCGATTTCATTAATTCTCGTGATTAGAAATCTCCCCCAAAATAGTGGCCTACTAACAAGAAACTTACcaataaataacttttttttttatcaaatcagGTTTGAttgaaccaaatcaatcatagTACAAGTGTTGATATActcatcatataattgattactttttcaatttaacCCGATTTGTGCTAAAATTTTCgttgataaattaatcagTACTCCTAAACCCACAATATTGCAACTATGGGTTACATACAACAATAGACCAGAAAAGGCCGTCTTAGGTCATCTTTTCACATAACTTGCATACATAGTATTGCAGATTTGAAACTACATTAACATTCCTTTGATGGCAACACTACACTCGAACTTAAGTTGTCAACATttgttgattatttatttatgttgagACAAATTGCATCGTCCCACTTGCATTCTTGGATGGCCCAAGTCATTGAGTGACGCTAAGAACTTGAAAAGACTAGTTGTTTATCTAAGgttcttttcttaaataaaaagcTCATCATCATGTTGTTGATGTATACAAGGAAAGATTTAACTATTTCTCAATGATTTGCTCTCtcacatgcatatatacatgtgtgtgtttatgaaaaatatatattcatgtcTTGGACCTCATCAataatactttaatttaatccCTAATtagattctttttatttagataatatagGGTTTGTGAATCTAATAATCAACAGATTCATTGTATCTTCAAAGTCGATGCATTATTATATGTACTTATGAACTGCATTTTTGAACTTATGCTTTGTCGTTTAcagtatttgatcaaattgatCCGTTAAATTTATGAGATGAGTACAAAATAAGAGTGTTTTATCGCAACATTTATGAATACAAATTCATTGtcgtaaattattattagtgcAAGCAaatcaactatatataattttttgaaattaggAGATTAATAAGAACTAATGCTGATATGTACCGTCAGAAAACACGTGGCGGATAAAATACAACGTGTGTCAATCATACTGGTCAGAAATGAGCAGAAAGAAGAGCTGCCCAcaaggtcaaaatatttgttgtaaaataaattaaattaattccaaaactGCCCAATTAGCATAATTCAAGGAgcaattttactttaattaatcCCTTGACATGTGCATGTGTCCCCCAACTAATGTCTTTGCATTAACATGTTATGTGGTGCTTATGTTGCCGTCTAAATGTCTACTTTATTGGCAACCCAAACCACATTTAGTTTGTCTTATTGATTGTTAAAGCttaatttaatctcaaaaGCTGATCATGGAGGTAGATCACtatgatcaatataattaaaagaaatagtaGACTACATTGTAGCTGTAATCTAGGGTTAGGGTTGAGGTAATTAGATTAGTATTTTCAAGTACTTAGATTTGTTTGATTATTGACATGTGTGTTCATTACAACAAATGGAGGTATacattacatacatatatatatatatatatatatatacacagtaGAGTCGCACTTCACATGACTTAAAAAGCAAACTCCACCAAACCTACATTTCACtttattgtattaataaaaatatatgaagtaGGTAGTGTCACTTGGAATCCATAGAGGGACTTATTTTGAGTCACCCCCACATAGCTTGGAAtattaatacttaattaattatcattattatgctTTCAAGACATCTTAGAAAAAAGGTGGGATCACTACTTGAAAACTAAGTCACATTATAGGGactatttacatatatacatcttTTTGGATCCTTCCAAAGTCATGGCtgtgaaaaggaaacaaagatGATCAGAAAGTTAATTAGGgtggggttgggggggggggagtaTTATGGTAGGATCATGTCCGAAATAATCTTATGTTGGTATTGATGTAATAAGCTCTTATTGGCTTATGTTGCCTTGATAAACACATCAGAGTGGGGCACACACGCGATTCGAGCAATCTCAAGATGATAATTATCACGGCATCACTTCAATCAACACTAAACAAAGCATGATTAAGGGTCCTAATTAAAAGTGTTTTATAATCATCGGTGGAAACCATTAACGACAAGTTAATCCATTATCAATTAAGTACAATATTAGTATATTAGTGAAGAAGCTTGAGAGTTGAGAAAAGTGAGTTGATTGGACAACCTAAAACAGTCCATTTATATGTATGAAAGCTTTGATTAAAAGCATAAGTACAGGGAGGGGTTTGTAGTTGTGGCCGATGGGGAGGATTAAATTGTAGAAANNNNNNNNNNATCTCTTTTCTCAAACCTTAACTATGTTTTAGCTCCTCTGACACTCTTGTCTTAAGCATACCATGagtcaatataaaatatcagaGAATTTTGGTTGGGCCGATTCTTTGTTTCCCATCAATACTTtgttttatatacatatactagtcttataatataatatttcctttttcttttttcaaaataaataaataaataagaaattgatTAAACATTGACACTGAAActtgattattaaaaataacctACCCCTATTTATACTTTGAGCTCCCTCAAGTTGATGGTGAAGCTTCTCAAGAACTCCctcaaaaatacttttaaatactataaaagcttatacaattatatatacatctttCTTAACTTTCCGTCTCAAGTTCtgtatttctatatttatataaaatattttgaatttttctaacatgGGTAAATTATGTTACACGAAACTGTATACCAATCACACGATAAGTATGTTAcactaatcatataattattttaggtTCGACCAAACTccatttgaattagaattttctggttaatttgatcaaacatTTGATGAAAAGTGTAACTTTTAGTTTGTTGCATTTctctaaatttttgtttttgtggttGTGATCTAAATTATGCAGTCCGGGTTAAaatgccaaaaagaaaataattaagtacaTTTTATTTGGacctaatttaaaaatattcgtATAGAtgcttataattttctcaGCGAAACTTAGCAACAAAAGATTTGATCGGAATTTAATTGATcgaattagaaaataattttaactcAGTTGCGCGAACACTTTCAGTTAGTTCAAGAttaattgtttgaaatatatataaacgtATAAGTggtaaaagaaatacatagctttataattcaataatcaataataaatctatatattctttaacaaataacttattttttaatttattgtaattatgtaaGTTTGTTCATTAAATCAATGACCAATTgtaacgaaaaaaaaaataaaaaaagttaaggGTGTTGAAATTATTAGCTTAATTAAAAAgcttatcataaaaaataaaaaagagaaaaaggaatggATCTTGGACGGATGTTAATTAATCGtatggaattttgaaatttatggaTGGCAGCTGGTCTATTAATACCAAACACACCCTAAAACGAACACCCAAAAACCAATTTAATTGGTCAAGTTTGACTTTTTCCACAAAAaatcatcattatcatcacccttttgtattttcaaataaaagttattagAATTGagtacttaattaattaactcaatatatgtacacatccatatcacataaaaatatgcaTATGCATCATgccatattaattaatcgaaaatgatcaaattaggAATCCGACGGTCCTAAGATGATGAAATCATGCATGGGGATCAAAGTCAAgtcttgaagaaaatttgaatgttGACCAAGTAGTGCTCATGTATATAGatgtatagagagagaaagagaggaaaaagagagaagagagagagagagagagagatggcgGAGTACATATGGAAATTGAACACAATTGAAAGTGGAGACATGGTGGGTCATTCTTGGAGTTGTGGTGAAGACTTTGGAACCCTTGTTGTcctttactttattattaatacacacatatatatatatacttgtaataaatttaaaagtttcaaatatACATTTCATGTATATAGtatgctttttttatttatacttttattatatatatatgagtactctctctctctctctctctcggtAGTTAGTAAGATTCGGGGAGATCTTTGGCATGGAAAGCAAAGCTTAAACAATGTAGATTTCAACGTCAATCACGCAAACATCCTAAACAATAACTCATCATCACCACGTAATTATGGTGTGGTGGGCTCCACCATCTAACTTGTAACGCCCTCATCAAATGCCctaattcaaacatatatgaataaaCATCATTGTATATCTATgctttacatatatatatatggttcaAATAAGAAGATATGCATGGAGGATATGATGTAGACACATGGGCCATGCAAGGATGTCCGACGCTGCTAGATCTTACATGTATCTACTCATAGATACTCTTATATTTCTAcctatacatatacatacatacatataaatatggatGCTAGGTTTGACTTTTTTGGAGTTCATTTCAGGGAgagatttatatgtaattaaggTAAAATGAAGTTGGTTAATTCTGTCGGCTTTTTAGGTTGATTAGCAACATTAATGTTAAAAGTTGAAATGAAAGGGTAAAAAGATGGAGACATGACGTGAAATGGCTTTAGGAGAATTTCTAATCACAGACATTCTTGTTTTAGACGCTGTCTACCATGcctatattataattaactacaattatttaattaaatttatagaaatcaagatttataatctttttttaaccTAAGTAATTAATAACACTACATTAATCAGAATTCAAATACCAGAGATAGAGAATATCAGTATTACATAACTTTACGCATTCAAATAACATTCTCtctcattaaaattaataatcaacgTATATTCATTTTGCCATTACTTAAAtctacatatacatatatgtgaataaattacattaatattttttgagattgtatctaaatacataaaaattttctgtcatttataaaattagaatcacacgttttaattaatattatattgtaattacaaatacaacatttattcaccaacaaaattataccctatatatagatatatatatatatatatatggaaacaCACGACAATATATGTTTTCTATGATAGAAAAGACATTCTTGGCACTTCCATGCATTACGAGGTCTAGANNNNNNNNNNNNNNNNNNNNNNNNNNNNNNNNNNNNNGAAGTGAATGTGAAGTATGTTAGTTTTGTAGCAGAGGGAGTCAGATCAGAGAGCAATGGGCTTCACGCTACCTCATTGGGGCTCGTTCcactatattaatatatctat encodes:
- the LOC105160732 gene encoding chaperone protein dnaJ 15, with the translated sequence MVGSKMEGPSAPALRRDPYEVLSVSRDSSDQEIKTAYRKLALKYHPDKNANNPEAAELFKEVAYSYSILSDPEKRRQYDSSGFEALDAEGMDMEIDLSNLGTVNTMFAALFSKLGVPIKTTISANVLEEALNGTVTVRPLPIGTSVSGKVEKQCAHFFGVTISEEQAESGIVVRVTSAAQSKFKLLYFEQDANGGYGLALQEDSEKTGKVTSAGMYFLHFQVYRMDSTVNALAMAKDPEAAFFKRLEGLQPCEVSELKAGTHIFAVYGDNFFKPATYTIEALCAKTYEDTTHKLKDIETQILRKRNELRQFETEYRKALARFQEVTNRYSQEKQSVDELLKQRDSIHSSFTVARAVAIPSGSGHFSNGSSSKIPGEDYKSESPGDEGSSDSKDKSSKKKWFNLNLKGSDRK